The following coding sequences are from one Helicoverpa zea isolate HzStark_Cry1AcR chromosome 4, ilHelZeax1.1, whole genome shotgun sequence window:
- the LOC124629914 gene encoding 39S ribosomal protein L46, mitochondrial, whose translation MLFKTFVQSEVNLCRRLLTRGLSTSSSSLSSWDIVTGVCVERLPVVTPPLNEMQKKYKDLLNTLEIEKSMKSAHEIRHEQDKVQAELLKNESADVDIDAVSKITAQDFEDAANEELAQFQFASIETDADKKGDKTSTERCLQRHLVLVTPIKLGSDVKTLLPQGLWKEGETLRQTAERIVKEQCGPELKVQFLSNAPCGFYKYKYPSEVNGKIGAKVFFYYANYKSGKPTKTKADWLTRNELDQILPDRYNKSVKEFLIEEAH comes from the exons atgttatttaaaacatttgttcAGTCAGAGGTCAATCTGTGTCGCAGACTTTTAACTAGAG GTCTTAGTACCAGTTCCAGTTCCCTATCATCATGGGATATTGTCACGGGAGTATGTGTCGAGAGACTACCCGTGGTGACTCCACCATTGAACGAGATGCAGAAGAAATACAAAGATTTGTTGAACACCCTGGAAATAGAGAAGAGTATGAAGTCTGCCCATGAGATTAGACATGAACAAGACAA GGTGCAAGCTGAGTTGCTAAAAAATGAGTCAGCTGACGTGGACATTGATGCAGTGAGCAAAATCACAGCACAGGACTTTGAAGACGCTGCCAATGAGGAGCTGGCACAGTTCCAATTTGCCAGTATAGAGACAG ATGCTGACAAGAAAGGTGACAAAACATCTACAGAGAGATGCCTACAGAGGCACTTGGTATTAGTGACACCAATAAAGCTGGGATCAGATGTAAAAACATTACTGCCTCAGGGATTGTGGAAGGAAGGAGAAACTCTAAGACAA ACTGCAGAGAGAATAGTAAAGGAGCAATGTGGTCCTGAGTTGAAAGTACAATTTCTGTCAAATGCTCCATGTGGCTTCTACAAGTACAAATATCCTTCAGAAGTCAATGGAAAGATAGGGGCTAAA GTATTCTTCTACTATGCAAACTACAAGAGTGGCAAGCCAACGAAGACCAAAGCGGACTGGTTAACCCGTAACGAACTCGATCAGATACTGCCTGACAGATATAACAAATCTGTCAAAGAGTTTCTAATAGAAGAAGCGCATTGA
- the LOC124629915 gene encoding 60S ribosomal protein L9, with translation MKQIVANQKVKIPEGLTVHVKSRLVTVKGPRGVLKRNFKHLAVDIRMVGPRVLKVEKWFGSKKELAAVRTVCSHVENMIKGVTKGFQYKMRSVYAHFPINCVTIEGNSVIEIRNFLGEKYIRRVKMAPGVTVVNSPKQKDELIIEGNSLEDVSSSAALIQQSTTVKNKDIRKFLDGLYVSEKTTVVADEI, from the exons ATGAAGCAAATAGTTGCTAATCAAAAAGTGAAGATCCCTGAGGGGCTCACTGTACACGTTAAATCGCGGTTGGTGACAGTGAAAGGACCGCGCGGAGTTTTGAAGAGGAACTTCAAGCACTTGGCTGTTGACATTCGCATGGTTGGCCCCCGAGTCCTGAAGGTAGAGAAATGGTTCGGATCCAAGAAGGAGCTCGCCGCTGTCAGGACAGTCTGCTCACACGTTGAGAACATGATCAAAG GTGTGACCAAGGGATTCCAGTACAAAATGCGTTCAGTATACGCCCATTTCCCCATCAACTGCGTTACCATTGAGGGCAACAGCGTGATTGAAATCCGTAACTTCCTTGGTGAGAAGTACATCAGGAGGGTAAAGATGGCACCTGGTGTGACCGTCGTCAACTCCCCGAAACAGAAGGACGAGCTGATCATTGAAGGAAACTCCTTGGAGGATGTGTCCAGCTCAGCTGCCCTTATCCAACAATCAACCACAGTCAAAAACAAGGACATCAGAAAGTTCTTAGACGGTCTTTATGTGTCTGAGAAGACAACTGTTGTAGCGGATGAGATTTAA